Proteins encoded together in one Sulfitobacter pontiacus window:
- a CDS encoding ABC transporter ATP-binding protein: MLEFDNVSKSFWTGTQHKVILDHVSFRVDLGHSLGILAPNGTGKTTLINMMAGLEKPDEGEIRRGCNISFPLGFMGGVVNKVSAVENARYIARLYGLDPDYVESFCRWLCGLGEYFDQPVGTYSAGMKSRFSFSLLLALDFDIYLIDEGMPSTTDVEFNRKAGEILQERLRTTTIIIVSHQAETLEQFARSAAVLLGGKLHIFDTLEEAKQLYDYETQG, from the coding sequence ATGCTGGAATTCGACAACGTCTCCAAGTCCTTTTGGACTGGCACGCAACACAAGGTCATTCTCGACCATGTGTCATTTCGCGTGGATTTGGGGCATTCCCTTGGCATCCTCGCCCCGAACGGCACCGGCAAGACGACCCTCATCAATATGATGGCGGGGCTGGAAAAGCCGGACGAAGGTGAAATCAGACGCGGCTGCAACATCAGCTTCCCGCTGGGGTTCATGGGCGGTGTCGTCAACAAGGTTTCCGCGGTAGAGAATGCCCGCTATATTGCCCGTCTCTATGGGCTGGACCCTGACTACGTCGAAAGCTTTTGTCGCTGGCTGTGTGGGTTGGGGGAATATTTTGACCAGCCCGTCGGGACATATTCGGCCGGGATGAAATCACGGTTTTCGTTTTCACTGCTGCTTGCGCTTGATTTCGACATCTATTTGATCGACGAAGGCATGCCGAGCACCACAGATGTGGAGTTCAACCGCAAGGCGGGCGAAATTCTGCAAGAACGGCTGCGCACGACGACGATCATCATCGTTTCGCACCAAGCCGAGACGTTGGAACAATTCGCGCGGTCCGCTGCTGTCTTGCTTGGCGGAAAGCTACATATCTTCGACACCTTGGAAGAGGCCAAACAGCTTTATGACTACGAAACCCAAGGCTAG
- a CDS encoding capsule biosynthesis protein, with the protein MTTKPKARKFRIKRATPAAAPKGNDAVERDAPASATPKPQAPDAPRAAAASRGEAPKAAAPSQAAAASAARPTPPSDARSGEVSSATEVSGEQDIDAIRREGLTGRQLRMARRVAQKHGLAPTSDFDAVRLLRAEGIDPFQRSNMLELVVPQDKQSTGTALQKGRIQLPQTVPAGGRNLPSTDVNPMERRMREISDIQRDITKRRRRKMGLLMVRLAFFVGLPTIMGGYYFYNIATPMYATDSQFLIIQNEGTGGLGPLGGLLPTQFANSADSIATQSYLQSKDAMLRLDRDVGFMKHFSDPAIDPIQRMNPDASNEEAYKHYKDNVKIGYDPTEGMIRMEVIAADPEVAKDFSEHLLEYAEERVNALSQQKREDGMRDAREAYEQTVAKRREAQEALIKLQVDNGVDPQAVIASIRGQITNYETLLLEKELELAALLDNPRPNRAKVDGAQGDVRRLSAQLDKLNERMNSATEGTNSLAQQAVSLQLAQADLAAADAALQASQTQMEQARTEASRQVRYLTVAVRPVASQSASYPRKFENTILTFLIFAGIYLMLSLTSSILKEQVTK; encoded by the coding sequence ATGACTACGAAACCCAAGGCTAGAAAATTCCGCATCAAACGTGCGACCCCTGCTGCGGCCCCCAAGGGGAACGATGCGGTCGAACGTGATGCCCCCGCGTCAGCCACGCCAAAGCCGCAGGCCCCTGACGCGCCACGCGCTGCGGCTGCATCACGCGGCGAAGCACCGAAAGCTGCAGCGCCCAGCCAAGCTGCCGCTGCCTCCGCTGCGCGCCCGACCCCGCCCTCCGACGCCCGCAGCGGCGAGGTGTCATCAGCGACCGAAGTCAGTGGAGAGCAGGACATCGACGCGATCCGCCGCGAAGGGCTGACCGGCCGCCAGCTGCGCATGGCCCGTCGCGTGGCGCAAAAACACGGGCTTGCCCCGACCTCTGACTTCGATGCGGTGCGGTTGCTGCGCGCCGAAGGGATCGACCCGTTCCAACGCTCCAACATGCTGGAACTGGTCGTTCCTCAGGACAAGCAATCCACCGGCACGGCACTGCAAAAAGGGCGCATCCAGCTTCCCCAGACAGTCCCTGCCGGGGGGCGCAATCTGCCCTCGACCGACGTTAATCCGATGGAACGCCGCATGCGCGAGATCTCGGACATCCAGCGTGACATCACCAAGCGCCGCCGTCGCAAGATGGGGCTGCTTATGGTGCGTCTGGCGTTCTTTGTCGGGCTGCCCACAATCATGGGCGGGTATTATTTCTACAACATCGCCACGCCGATGTATGCGACAGACAGCCAGTTCCTGATTATCCAGAACGAAGGCACGGGCGGGCTTGGCCCCCTTGGCGGACTGCTGCCGACGCAATTTGCCAACTCTGCCGATAGTATCGCGACACAAAGCTACCTGCAGTCAAAAGACGCGATGCTGCGGCTGGACCGTGATGTCGGCTTTATGAAGCATTTCTCGGACCCGGCCATCGACCCGATCCAGCGGATGAACCCTGACGCGTCGAACGAGGAAGCGTATAAACACTATAAAGACAACGTTAAAATCGGATACGATCCGACCGAAGGCATGATCCGGATGGAGGTGATTGCCGCCGATCCCGAGGTCGCGAAAGACTTTTCCGAACACCTGCTGGAATATGCCGAAGAACGCGTGAACGCCCTGTCGCAGCAAAAGCGCGAAGATGGCATGCGCGACGCCCGCGAAGCCTATGAGCAGACGGTCGCCAAACGCCGCGAGGCGCAGGAAGCGCTGATCAAGCTGCAGGTCGACAACGGGGTGGACCCGCAGGCGGTGATCGCATCGATCCGCGGGCAGATCACCAATTATGAAACCTTGCTGCTGGAAAAAGAGCTTGAACTTGCCGCCCTGCTCGACAACCCGCGCCCGAACCGCGCCAAGGTGGACGGCGCCCAAGGCGACGTGCGCCGGCTTAGCGCACAGCTGGACAAGCTGAACGAACGCATGAACAGCGCGACCGAGGGCACCAACTCGCTTGCACAACAAGCGGTCAGCTTGCAACTGGCGCAGGCCGATCTGGCCGCGGCAGATGCCGCCTTGCAGGCGTCCCAGACCCAGATGGAACAAGCCCGAACAGAGGCCAGCCGTCAGGTCCGCTATCTGACCGTCGCGGTGCGTCCGGTGGCGTCGCAAAGCGCCTCATACCCACGCAAGTTCGAGAACACGATTTTGACATTCCTGATCTTTGCGGGCATCTACCTCATGCTATCGCTGACCTCCTCTATTCTGAAAGAACAGGTAACAAAATGA
- the kdsA gene encoding 3-deoxy-8-phosphooctulonate synthase — MTQVTVGNVVIGNDRPLTVIAGPCQLESETHAQMIAGQMKEACDAVGAQFVFKASYDKANRTSLGGKRGLGIDEGLAVLQSVGKSIGVPVLTDVHTEAQCAIAAEAVDILQIPAFLCRQTDMLLAAGNTGKVVNVKKGQFLAPWDMPNVVAKIESTGNKRILLTERGTSFGYNTLVADMRSLPQMAQTGYPVVMDATHSVQQPGGQGGSSGGQREFAPVMARAAVAIGVGAVFIETHEDPDNAPSDGPNMIYLDQMPSLVASLMKFDALAKEYPLTF; from the coding sequence ATGACCCAAGTCACCGTTGGAAATGTCGTCATCGGGAATGATCGCCCGCTGACGGTGATCGCAGGCCCCTGCCAGCTGGAAAGCGAAACCCACGCCCAGATGATCGCCGGCCAGATGAAAGAGGCATGCGACGCCGTGGGCGCCCAGTTCGTGTTCAAGGCGAGCTATGACAAAGCCAACCGCACCTCCCTTGGCGGTAAACGCGGGCTTGGCATCGACGAAGGTCTGGCTGTGCTGCAATCGGTGGGCAAATCCATCGGCGTGCCCGTCCTGACCGACGTGCATACCGAAGCGCAATGCGCCATCGCGGCCGAGGCTGTCGACATCCTGCAAATCCCCGCCTTCCTGTGCCGCCAGACCGATATGCTGCTGGCCGCGGGCAATACGGGCAAGGTTGTGAACGTCAAAAAAGGTCAGTTTCTGGCACCGTGGGATATGCCAAACGTCGTCGCCAAGATCGAATCCACCGGTAACAAGCGCATCCTGCTGACCGAACGCGGCACCTCCTTTGGCTACAACACGCTGGTCGCTGACATGCGCAGCCTGCCGCAGATGGCGCAAACCGGATACCCTGTCGTCATGGACGCGACCCATTCAGTCCAGCAGCCCGGCGGGCAAGGTGGCTCCAGCGGCGGACAGCGCGAGTTCGCCCCCGTCATGGCGCGCGCAGCGGTCGCGATTGGCGTAGGCGCGGTATTCATTGAAACCCACGAAGACCCGGACAACGCACCGTCGGACGGGCCGAACATGATCTATCTGGATCAGATGCCTTCGCTGGTTGCGTCGTTGATGAAATTCGACGCGCTGGCCAAGGAATACCCCCTCACCTTCTAA
- a CDS encoding phosphoribosylanthranilate isomerase, whose product MTQNLHVKFCGLRSTQDIAAAAAAGARYVGFVFFEKSPRHVTIAQAAELAVEVPMGLCKVALTVNADDAFLDALTAAVPIDMLQLHGKETPERVVEVKARYGLPVMKAVGVADADDLPQIDAYMAVADQILIDAKPPKGAALPGGNGLSFDWRLIADRTWDKPWMLAGGLTPDNVAQAARMTGARQVDVSSGVESVPGVKDAGLIAAFGNAAKV is encoded by the coding sequence ATGACCCAAAATTTGCACGTGAAATTCTGCGGCTTGCGCAGCACGCAGGATATTGCGGCGGCCGCTGCGGCCGGTGCGCGCTATGTCGGCTTTGTCTTCTTTGAAAAATCCCCTCGGCACGTCACGATTGCTCAAGCCGCTGAACTGGCTGTAGAGGTGCCAATGGGGCTGTGTAAGGTCGCGTTGACGGTCAACGCGGATGACGCCTTTCTGGATGCGCTGACGGCCGCTGTGCCTATTGATATGCTGCAGCTACACGGCAAGGAAACGCCCGAGCGTGTCGTCGAGGTCAAGGCGCGCTATGGGCTGCCGGTGATGAAAGCGGTCGGTGTGGCCGATGCAGATGACCTGCCACAGATTGATGCCTATATGGCCGTGGCGGACCAGATCCTGATCGACGCGAAACCGCCCAAAGGGGCCGCGCTGCCCGGTGGCAATGGATTGTCGTTTGACTGGCGCCTGATCGCAGATCGCACATGGGACAAGCCGTGGATGCTGGCAGGGGGGCTGACCCCTGACAATGTGGCTCAGGCCGCCCGTATGACCGGGGCACGGCAGGTAGATGTCTCTTCCGGTGTGGAAAGTGTGCCGGGTGTAAAGGACGCGGGGCTGATCGCGGCATTCGGAAACGCCGCGAAGGTCTAG
- a CDS encoding LapA family protein, whose product MRYVRYLCIAIFAIALIAVALANRSMVSLKLLPTEVSGWFALNPEIQVPLFLVILGSIIAGLLVGFVWEWIREYGQRAEAARQAREMRRLEREVARLKGEKYQDQDEVLALLDQAS is encoded by the coding sequence ATGCGTTATGTTCGCTACCTCTGCATCGCAATCTTCGCCATTGCACTGATCGCGGTTGCCTTGGCCAACCGGTCTATGGTGTCGCTGAAGTTGCTACCGACCGAGGTATCGGGCTGGTTCGCGTTGAACCCTGAAATTCAGGTGCCGCTGTTCCTTGTTATTCTGGGCAGCATCATCGCCGGTCTGCTGGTGGGTTTCGTCTGGGAGTGGATCCGCGAATACGGCCAGCGTGCCGAAGCCGCACGTCAGGCCCGCGAAATGCGCCGGCTGGAACGTGAAGTCGCACGCCTGAAGGGCGAGAAGTATCAGGACCAGGACGAGGTTCTGGCGCTGCTGGATCAAGCAAGCTAA
- the ihfB gene encoding integration host factor subunit beta yields the protein MIRSELIQKIADDNPHLYQRDVERIVNTIFEEITGAMSDGDRVELRGFGAFSVKKRDARVGRNPRTGETVHVEEKHVPFFKTGKLLRDRLNGNS from the coding sequence ATGATCCGGTCAGAACTGATCCAGAAGATTGCCGACGACAATCCCCATCTCTATCAGCGCGACGTGGAACGGATCGTAAATACCATCTTCGAAGAGATCACCGGCGCGATGTCCGATGGTGATCGGGTAGAGCTGCGCGGTTTTGGTGCCTTTTCAGTGAAAAAACGTGACGCCCGTGTGGGCCGGAACCCTCGCACTGGGGAAACGGTTCATGTAGAAGAAAAGCACGTGCCGTTCTTCAAGACCGGTAAACTGCTTAGAGATCGTTTAAACGGGAATTCCTAA
- the rpsA gene encoding 30S ribosomal protein S1, translating into MAMNSMEDFEALLEESFEMDTPEEGSVVKGKVIAIEAGQAIIDVGYKMEGRVELKEFAEPGEAPKVEVGDEVEVFLRQVENSRGEAVISREMARREEAWDRLEKAYAAEERVEGAIFGRVKGGFTVDLGGAVAFLPGSQVDVRPVRDAGPLMGLKQPFQVLKMDRRRGNIVVSRRAILEESRAEQRAEVIGNLTEGQEVDGVVKNITEYGAFVDLGGVDGLLHVTDMAWRRVNHPSEILSIGETIKVQVIKINKETHRISLGMKQLQEDPWDLVQAKYPLESTHTGRVTNITDYGAFVELEPGVEGLVHVSEMSWTKKNVHPGKIVSTSQEVEVMVLEIDGAKRRVSLGLKQTMRNPWEVFAETHPEGTEVEGEVKNITEFGLFVGLPGDIDGMVHLSDLSWDQRGEEAIQDYRKGDTVQAVVSEVDVEKERISLSIKGVGGDKFAEAVGGVKRGSVVTVTVTSIEDGGIEVEYEGMKAFIRRSDLSRDRAEQRPERFSVGDKVDVRITNVDAKAHRLGVSIKAREIAEEKEAVEQYGSSDSGASLGDILGAALKGDE; encoded by the coding sequence ATGGCTATGAACTCAATGGAAGACTTCGAAGCACTTTTGGAAGAAAGCTTTGAAATGGACACGCCCGAAGAGGGCTCTGTTGTCAAAGGCAAGGTTATCGCGATCGAAGCGGGCCAAGCTATTATCGACGTAGGCTACAAGATGGAAGGCCGCGTTGAACTGAAAGAATTTGCCGAGCCTGGCGAAGCACCCAAAGTGGAAGTCGGCGACGAAGTCGAAGTATTCCTGCGTCAGGTAGAAAACTCCCGTGGCGAAGCTGTCATCTCGCGCGAGATGGCCCGTCGCGAAGAAGCCTGGGACCGTCTGGAAAAAGCCTATGCCGCAGAAGAGCGCGTTGAAGGCGCGATCTTTGGCCGCGTTAAAGGTGGCTTTACCGTTGATCTGGGCGGCGCAGTTGCCTTTCTTCCCGGTTCCCAAGTTGACGTGCGCCCCGTGCGCGATGCCGGCCCTCTGATGGGTCTGAAGCAGCCGTTCCAAGTTCTGAAAATGGACCGTCGTCGTGGCAACATCGTTGTATCGCGTCGTGCAATCCTTGAAGAATCCCGTGCCGAACAGCGTGCCGAAGTTATCGGCAACCTGACCGAAGGTCAGGAAGTTGACGGTGTGGTCAAGAACATCACCGAATACGGTGCCTTCGTTGACCTGGGCGGTGTTGACGGCCTGCTGCACGTCACAGACATGGCATGGCGCCGTGTGAACCACCCATCCGAGATCCTGTCGATCGGCGAAACCATCAAGGTTCAGGTCATCAAGATCAACAAAGAGACGCACCGCATCTCCTTGGGTATGAAACAGCTGCAAGAAGATCCATGGGATCTGGTTCAAGCCAAGTACCCGCTGGAATCCACGCACACTGGCCGTGTCACCAACATCACCGATTACGGTGCATTTGTTGAGCTGGAGCCAGGCGTTGAAGGTCTGGTTCACGTTTCCGAAATGTCCTGGACAAAGAAGAACGTACACCCCGGCAAGATCGTTTCCACCAGCCAAGAAGTCGAAGTCATGGTTCTGGAAATCGATGGTGCCAAGCGTCGCGTTTCCCTTGGTCTGAAACAGACCATGCGCAACCCATGGGAAGTGTTTGCTGAAACACACCCAGAAGGCACCGAAGTTGAAGGCGAAGTCAAAAACATCACCGAATTCGGTCTGTTTGTTGGCCTGCCAGGCGACATCGACGGCATGGTTCACCTGTCGGACCTGAGCTGGGACCAGCGCGGCGAAGAAGCGATCCAGGACTACCGCAAAGGTGACACGGTTCAGGCCGTTGTTTCCGAAGTTGACGTGGAAAAAGAACGCATCAGCCTGTCGATCAAAGGTGTGGGCGGCGACAAGTTCGCAGAAGCAGTGGGCGGCGTGAAGCGCGGTTCCGTTGTGACTGTGACCGTGACCTCCATCGAAGACGGTGGCATCGAAGTCGAATACGAAGGCATGAAAGCCTTCATTCGTCGCTCCGATCTGTCGCGTGACCGTGCCGAACAGCGCCCCGAGCGTTTCTCGGTTGGTGACAAGGTTGACGTCCGCATCACCAACGTTGACGCGAAAGCGCACCGTCTGGGCGTGTCGATCAAAGCACGTGAAATCGCAGAAGAGAAAGAAGCAGTCGAGCAGTATGGCTCCTCTGACTCCGGCGCATCCTTGGGTGATATCCTGGGTGCCGCTCTGAAAGGCGACGAATAA
- a CDS encoding rhodanese-like domain-containing protein: MKTAQDYLDDANAVVPKMDAKDAIAKHAEGKGVFIDVRDSGDIAKSGTIKGAHRVPRGMIEFRADPNKEEMYNPIFEKDAEIYLVCGAGGQAALSGKTLHDMGYTNVTNIGGFPGWKDAGGPTES, from the coding sequence ATGAAGACCGCTCAAGACTATCTCGACGATGCGAATGCCGTTGTCCCCAAGATGGACGCCAAGGACGCGATTGCGAAACATGCCGAAGGCAAGGGTGTCTTTATCGACGTGCGCGATTCCGGCGACATCGCTAAAAGCGGGACCATCAAGGGCGCGCATCGTGTGCCGCGCGGCATGATCGAGTTCCGCGCCGACCCCAACAAGGAAGAGATGTATAACCCGATCTTCGAAAAAGACGCGGAGATTTACCTGGTCTGCGGCGCGGGCGGTCAGGCCGCGCTGTCGGGTAAGACGCTGCACGACATGGGCTATACCAATGTCACCAACATCGGCGGTTTCCCCGGCTGGAAAGACGCGGGCGGCCCTACCGAAAGCTGA
- a CDS encoding d(CMP) kinase, translating to MLGFTVAIDGPAAAGKGTVGRAVAAHFGFAHLDTGLLYRAVGAKVLEGMTAEEAALTLQADDLENDQLRTNAVAEAASRAAAIPAVRAALVDFQRSFAMRAGGAVLDGRDIGTVICPDAPVKLFITATPEVRAQRRFAELSAKGAEVTLEGVLADVQARDARDSTRAEAPLKPAEDAELMDTSTMDIETAVARAIELVAARRRD from the coding sequence ATGCTGGGCTTTACCGTTGCGATTGACGGGCCGGCTGCGGCGGGCAAGGGCACCGTGGGGCGCGCTGTTGCGGCGCATTTCGGCTTTGCGCATCTGGATACCGGCCTGCTGTATCGCGCCGTAGGGGCGAAAGTGCTGGAGGGCATGACCGCCGAAGAGGCCGCCTTGACCCTGCAAGCCGATGATCTTGAGAATGACCAACTGCGCACCAACGCCGTGGCAGAGGCCGCGAGCCGCGCCGCTGCGATCCCGGCTGTGCGGGCCGCCTTGGTCGATTTCCAGCGCAGCTTTGCCATGCGGGCAGGGGGCGCGGTGCTGGACGGGCGCGACATCGGCACGGTGATCTGCCCCGATGCGCCGGTCAAGCTGTTCATTACCGCCACGCCCGAGGTCCGTGCACAGCGCCGCTTTGCCGAGCTTAGCGCCAAGGGGGCCGAGGTCACGCTGGAAGGGGTGTTGGCCGATGTGCAGGCCCGCGATGCCCGCGACAGCACCCGCGCCGAAGCACCGCTGAAGCCCGCCGAGGATGCAGAGCTGATGGATACCTCGACCATGGATATCGAAACAGCCGTGGCCCGCGCCATCGAACTGGTGGCCGCACGTCGACGTGACTAA
- the aroA gene encoding 3-phosphoshikimate 1-carboxyvinyltransferase — protein MSSHATPVPMTSTACGPLSGVAEVPGDKSISHRSLILGAMCIGETTISGLLEGDDVLDTAKAMQAFGAEVTNMGGGNWSVRGVGVGGFAEPDGVIDCGNSGTGVRLIMGSMATSPITATFTGDASLNGRPMARVTDPLALFGTQSVGRKGGRLPMTIVGAADPVPVRYTVPVPSAQVKSAVLLAGLNAPGKTVVIEAEATRDHTERMLAGFGAEISVEDTDEGRVITLTGQPELQAQHVDVPRDPSSAAFPVCAALIVPGSDVLVPGIGLNPTRAGLFTTLREMGADLTYENERTEGGEPVADLRAKFSPDLKGIEVPPARAASMIDEYPVLSVVAAFAQGQTMMRGVKELRVKESDRIDAMAKGLRANGIEVDEGPDWWAVTGRGHGNVPGGATCASQLDHRIAMSFMILGMAATSPVSVDDGSPITTSFPIFEPLMKRLGADVTRGDA, from the coding sequence ATGTCCAGCCACGCCACGCCCGTCCCGATGACCTCTACCGCTTGCGGCCCGCTGTCCGGCGTGGCCGAGGTGCCGGGGGACAAGTCGATCTCGCACCGGTCCTTGATTTTGGGCGCGATGTGCATTGGCGAAACCACCATCAGCGGATTGCTTGAAGGCGACGACGTGCTGGACACGGCCAAGGCGATGCAGGCCTTTGGCGCGGAAGTCACCAATATGGGCGGCGGCAACTGGTCTGTGCGCGGTGTGGGCGTGGGCGGTTTCGCAGAACCGGACGGGGTGATCGATTGCGGAAACTCGGGCACAGGGGTGCGCTTGATCATGGGGTCAATGGCGACCTCCCCCATCACCGCGACATTCACCGGCGACGCCAGCCTGAACGGCCGCCCCATGGCGCGGGTCACCGATCCGTTGGCCTTGTTCGGCACGCAATCTGTCGGGCGCAAGGGCGGACGCTTGCCCATGACCATCGTGGGGGCGGCTGACCCGGTGCCCGTGCGCTACACCGTGCCAGTGCCGTCCGCACAGGTGAAATCCGCCGTCTTGCTGGCAGGGCTGAACGCCCCCGGCAAGACCGTCGTGATCGAGGCCGAGGCAACGCGCGACCATACAGAGCGGATGTTGGCGGGCTTCGGTGCCGAGATCTCGGTGGAAGACACGGATGAGGGCCGTGTGATCACCCTGACCGGCCAGCCAGAGCTACAGGCCCAACATGTTGATGTGCCGCGCGATCCGTCCTCGGCTGCGTTTCCGGTCTGTGCCGCCTTGATCGTTCCGGGATCCGACGTGCTGGTGCCGGGGATCGGGCTGAATCCGACACGGGCAGGGCTGTTCACCACGCTGCGCGAGATGGGGGCCGATCTGACCTATGAGAATGAGCGGACGGAGGGCGGCGAGCCCGTCGCCGACCTGCGCGCCAAATTCTCGCCCGACCTCAAAGGGATCGAGGTGCCGCCAGCGCGCGCGGCGTCGATGATCGACGAATATCCGGTGCTTTCTGTCGTGGCCGCCTTTGCGCAGGGCCAGACCATGATGCGCGGCGTGAAAGAGCTGCGGGTCAAAGAAAGCGATCGGATCGACGCGATGGCCAAGGGGCTGCGCGCCAACGGGATCGAAGTGGACGAGGGCCCCGATTGGTGGGCGGTCACCGGACGGGGGCACGGGAACGTGCCGGGCGGGGCCACCTGCGCCAGCCAGCTGGACCACCGCATCGCGATGTCCTTTATGATCCTTGGCATGGCCGCAACCTCGCCTGTCAGTGTGGACGACGGGTCGCCAATCACCACGTCCTTCCCGATCTTCGAGCCGCTGATGAAACGCCTTGGCGCGGATGTGACGCGGGGGGATGCGTGA
- the trmB gene encoding tRNA (guanosine(46)-N7)-methyltransferase TrmB, with protein sequence MTHPERPRRNFYGRLKGKSLKQSQKGYIEEDLEALSPGPVDWDVNPDRTPLDLPTLFGGKPVWLEVGFGGGEHMVHQAAQNPDVGIIGCEPYINGVAMLLGKIRRAGVDNVAIHPGDARDIFDVLPEASIDRAFLLYPDPWPKTRHHRRRFVTPEHLEPLAKVLKPGAIFRVATDIEDYVRQTLEQVPRHGFEWLAERPGDWKEPWGDWISTRYEQKALREGRVPHYLTFRKT encoded by the coding sequence ATGACACATCCTGAACGCCCCCGCCGCAATTTCTACGGTCGCCTTAAAGGCAAATCGCTTAAGCAAAGCCAGAAAGGCTATATCGAAGAGGATCTAGAGGCGCTGTCGCCCGGTCCTGTCGATTGGGATGTGAACCCCGACCGTACACCGCTGGACCTGCCGACGCTGTTTGGCGGCAAACCCGTCTGGCTGGAGGTCGGTTTTGGCGGCGGCGAACATATGGTGCATCAGGCGGCGCAAAACCCTGACGTAGGCATCATCGGCTGCGAACCCTACATCAACGGGGTCGCGATGCTGTTGGGCAAGATCCGCCGCGCGGGTGTTGATAATGTGGCGATCCATCCGGGCGATGCACGCGATATCTTTGACGTGCTGCCAGAGGCGTCGATTGACCGCGCTTTCCTGCTGTACCCTGATCCGTGGCCGAAAACGCGCCACCACCGCCGCCGCTTTGTGACGCCGGAACATCTTGAGCCGCTGGCAAAGGTGCTCAAGCCCGGCGCGATCTTTCGCGTTGCCACGGACATCGAAGACTATGTGCGCCAGACGCTTGAGCAGGTGCCACGCCACGGGTTCGAATGGCTGGCGGAACGCCCCGGCGACTGGAAAGAGCCGTGGGGCGACTGGATTTCTACCCGCTACGAACAAAAAGCCCTGCGCGAGGGGCGCGTGCCGCACTACCTGACTTTCCGCAAGACCTGA